The genomic stretch tATGATAACCTTGCCATGGCAAAACTACGGTTGACCAAAACTAGGTGGGCCATACTAAATGCCTTAGTTTGCGGCCATTCTATACCTCCAAGCCTTATCATTTTCTTGCTTTTATATAAAGAGAGAGAACCAAACACACCATTAGCTTCGATCATCATCACCATGTCTTCTTCCAAAATCCCTCACCTTGTGTTGAAATCATCCTCCAACCAACGCAATATACCATTCATAGGATTTGGTACTGCAGCTGTAACCAATAACGATGGAGAACTCACAAAAACAGCTGTAATCGAAGCTATCAAATCGGGTTACAGACACTTTGACACAGCGTCAATCTATGGTTCTGAACAGGCTTTAGGAGAAGCCATACAAGAAGCACTTCAACTTGGTCTTATTCAATCCAGAGATGAACTCTTCATCACCTCCAAACTCTGGTTGACAGATAATTTTCCCAATCTTGTTCTTCCGGCCCTTCGGAAATCACTTCAGTAAGCAAAATTCTATCCTTCTTCAAGTTAAAATCATTAgtcttatttttaataaatcctcCATGAACGCGAAAACGGCCACAACAAAACGGTatcaatatttttatgttaataaaTAAAATGCTATTATTTCACACAGACGACTGTAATCAGTATGATTGCGGCCATGTTTTAAACCCTAGAGTATTGATGCTATACTGTAGGACGCTGAAATTAGAATATTTGGATCTTTATTTGATCCATTGGCCAGTGAGTGTGAAACCTGGAAATTGGGAATTGCCATATGGTGAAGAGTTAATAACCACACTTGACTTAAAAGGGGTGTGGATAGCAATGGAAGAATGCCAGAAACTAGGCCTAACGAAATCTATAGGAGTCAGCAACTTCTCTTGCAAGAAACTTGATGATCTACTCTCTTTTGCTACCATTCCGCCTTCCGTCAATCAAGTAAGCAAATGAActtcttaattattttcttctttggTAATATATTTTATGATACAATATACAAAGTTGATGTGAAATATAGGTGGAGATGAATCCTGTTTGGCATCAGAAGAAGCTAAAAGAATACTGTGAAGCAAAGGGTATAATTATAACTGCATTCTCTCCTTTAGGAGCCAAAGGGGCCAGTTGGGGCTCTAATGAAGTTATGGACAGTGAAATACTCAAGGAAATTGCTGAAAAACATGGAAAAACTGTTGCTCAGGTATGTCTTAGATGGTTGTATGAGCAAGGGGTGAGTATGGCTGTGAAGAGCTATAACAAGGATAGAATGAAGCAAAACTTGGAGATATTTGATTGGTCACTTACAAGAGATGACCATGAAAAGATTGATAAAATCAAACAGATTCGTGTTAACAATGGGCCATTTTCTTTCATTCCTAACATTTGGGATGGAGAAACGTAAGCCTTATATTGGGTTCTGTCCAATGTCTCTTTTGCAATAAATGACTGTATTTTGaagtttatattttaaaaactctTGTAATAAATGTTGTATTTGTAGTTATGAATTTGAAAAAGCTCTTTAATctcacattttaaaaaaattatgtgtttttgtattaattgaaaaaaaaaaacttaagttCACAACACTTAAATTATGTGTATTTGGCTAGCATACTATCCTTCATTATATAAAGAAACCACAAATTATTATGTGATAAAATTAGATGTGGCTAAGGCATATGATAACTTGAGTTGGCAGTATGTGCATAAAGTTCTTGTAGAAGTTAATTTTCCTACTAAAGTTCATACAAGTGGTTATGGCTGCAATTTCATATGTAACCATGTCCATTAGATGGAATGATAAGGAAATTAACTACTTGTTAGAGGTATTTGTTAGGGAGATCCTATTTCACCATACTTATTTGTCCTCTGAATGGAGAAATTGTCTCACTTGATCTTGGAGGCAACAGAGAATGGTAAGTGGATGTGAATCAAAGTTGGTAGGAGATGTTTAAGTATATCTCACCTTATGTTCGCAAATGATTTATTGCTCTTTAGTAAAGCTACTACTAAGCAAATGGCTTATGTGAAAAACATCCTTGATAAGTTTTGCAATATGTCGGGCCAACGAGTGAGCAATAAGAAGACCAGAGTTCTTTTCTCGAGCAATACTCCTATTAATGTGAGATGAGAGCTCCTTAGCATGTCTGAATACAAGGAAGCCAGGGAATTGGGGGTGTATTTAGGAGTGCCTATTACAGGTAGAAGTCATAGAAGAAAAGACTTCAAGCACATCATGGAGAACATCAAATCTAAACTAACGAGCTGGAAAGCTCAACATTTGTCTTTTGCAGGTAGAGCAACGTTGACGAAGTTGGTCATTGAGGCGATTCCGACTTATACCATGATGACGTGTTCGTTACCAAAGGCATGCGTCAAGGAGACTAAGCTGCAGAGAGAATTTCTTTAGGGAGATTCAGAGACTCAGAAACACATTCATGTAGTCAAGTTGAGTGAACTAATGCAACCCAAACATATGGGAGGGTTGGGTTTTAGGAATTTGATTGATATGAATAATGTTTGCTTAATCAAGTCTTTGGAAGCACATGGTTAAAATCTGTCCCGTCATGAAGGAGGCCACGTTCTGGGAAATTGGTGAAGGTATGCAATCCAATGTTTGGAATAACTGTTGGATCATATCAGGTAAGACTATGTCATTTTTGTTTCCTGCAGCAGATAAAGGAAAGGAATGCAAACTAGTGGCATACAGTGACTCAAGTTTGTGTGGTGAAGTTGAGGATAGAAATCCACAactggttatgtgtttatgctaggtggtgcaccaatTGCTTGGAGCTCAAGATAAGAACCAGTTGTAGCTCTACCATCATGTGAGGCTGAGTGCATAGTTGCCTCCCTTTGTGCATGTCAaacaacatggatggtgaatttGATCGAGGAGATTGCAGATGAAAATCATGGAGCAATGATCATGAAGATTGACAACTTGTCTACTATCAATTTGGCCAAGAATCCGATAGCACATGGAAGAAGCAAATATGGCGAAATCAGATTCCATTATCTTAGAGAGCAAATAACAAATGGAAAGCTAAACTTGGAACATTGCAGAACTGAGAATCGGATTGCAGACATCATGACAAAGGTTGTGCATGTGGAATTGTTCAAGAGATTGACAACTATGATGAATATAGATAGTTTAGACACAATGAaataggtggtgtgttaattatATGATTCTTTGTGTTAAGCATGTTTGTAAATGCTAGATTTGACGAAGTCGGAGTTGTATGTAGCTGATAGAGTCGAACACTACTTGAAGTAGTCAAGTTGTGTGTATTCGATAGAAAGTCAAATATAACAAGTAGTAGACGAAGCTATGTGTATTCGACAGAGAGTCGAATACAACTTGTCGAAATTAGTTAAAAAGTCGAATAAATGTTGAAATAAGTCGGAGGGAATTATTTTGAGAATTACTTAATGTCCAAGTAATCTTATTATAAATAGGAAGGTACATATTGTTTGTATATATCCACATATAGAGAGAAACTATGTATTTAGTATAATTAATACATTCTTCACCTCTTTTTTCTCTCTATCAAATTATCTCTTCTCTCTTCAAAGTATGGAATCACTCAAGTGAAAAGTAAAAAACGAAAAACTAGAATCAATCAAGAAAGTGATTAAATCTTGTGCAATCAAGATTGGCTCCAACAGTTGAAGATTATAAATTTCTATCAAACTTAAGATCAACATAAACACAAATATCAATAGCAAATTCATTACTTCAGTTATTTTTAACAGAATTATTAAATACTCTATGTCAATTTAacacaaataaaacaaaagactTATAACTACCTTATACAAACAAcaaacctctttttttttttactgatcgttagttttttttcaaaaattgtttttaatcctaattattttTTGTGAAGCGCAAATATCTAGATTTAAAGGTGTTCGCGGGCCGGTTTGAGTCGATTTTGAGAGAGTCTGATACAcaaaccgattaaaattaaatggatttGTTTAGATTGGATTTGCATGTTTTTGCGATAAAGCCTAAATCGAACCGAACCGGGAAACAACgggttggtttgggttggattgatcggGAAAAAATgcataaatatttgaaaaaataacttatttatgaAATAACTCAATTTATTCACGTACGACATAAATTTCATTGATTTGGTCGGTTCTTGCCCGAACTGAAAAAATATCCGACTCAAATACTataattttagagaatttcttcacccacctcccaaccttcttggccacctccggtgaatttaccacaataccccttgtttcggaagttcatttccgaaacggtacttttttttggaaaaaaggtgttttcggaaatgaacttccgaaaacgtgttttttttaatataaaatattgatttcggagatgcatctccgaaataaagtcacttttcagaaaatgtggtgtttcggaagttcatctccgagcgcaccccccttggaggaattcggaaatgcacttccgaaaataggtctggacagaagaaaatgaacaattcgctttatttaatcgggtgaaaattacaacgataatattacataaaattaaagttacatattgttaaacacgggtaggtggggatgagagagtggtggggagaaaaaaaggcttccaaatttcaaaaggtttatttattattttaataaaaatacgtacaactgaaagtaacaaatgacggaggaggtgtaaccggagccgaaacatatgacggaggaggtggatgtccggaggaagaagacccggaggtacgtccaccgcgagacaaaggagccaatcaatgtaagctataatttatcattatcatcaggggacgtcattacaaaaaattggaaaaaaaatcttattatttttaatcttgattttttagaaatgacctccccagatgataatcataaactatagcttacattgattggctacttTGTCTCGTGGTGGACGTATCTCCAGTTCTACTTCCTCCAAACATCCACCTCATctgtcatatgttccgaccccggttaccacttccaaaaactaacatgataaatccaatacaaatacactgtgcgatacaatccgaaatcagaacaaaacaaaacaaaaacatgttattctgcccgacgagcgttacaaaatacacatcaaacaaaaaaaaacacgttattcttcccgacgagcgaactcctccgaatgaagataattataccaatcctcatcccactcagtctcagaaccatcagcgttgatcacgactctcacgcctgaagattgagcttgagcatccgggccccgagccccctgggaacgagaagtagagccggtcgaaaccttcttcttctccttcacctccttcacctctttcacctctttctttgaagaatcctttcttccccccttagcgccctctctagaagacatgttcctgtaaacaattgaaatcgattaatatgcgagacaaaataaaaaacaaaaaaatttgaacttctgatacatttcggaagttcatttccgaaaactgggatggaggtgttttcgtaaatgaacttccgaaacacccctgcgatggagttttctgcaacttccatggcagacccctaaaccaaacttcaaaccaaatcaaaatgcttctaaacaacctaaatactactaacaacctaaccatatatcatttatgcaattaaaaccctaaataacatgcatttgaataatagatctaaaaatttcaaaacttacaaagtgttaggattgagggcttttgaatgttgtttagcagtgtgattggagccttgatgcagctttggaattctgtttgcacaaattttcgcctctgccactttttgttttgatttagggtaaatgattgggggagggggagtgttttgataaatctgcagaaatcgcagtatttcggaagtgaacttccgaaataattgtttcggaaatgaacttccgaagtaagtcagttattttaaaaaaacacgctttcggaaatgaacttccgaagcaggggtagttttggtttttcgcaggagatgaccacccatagggaggtgggtaaagaaattttctaattttattttgaattctaTTGTGGTTCGGAACTTTACTCCGAAacttttatattttcatttaacataatattagaataaaaaaagataaaagtTGGTGTATACGCGTTTCTTCCGAAAGGTAATAAAACAAAGAATTCCAAATATCTCAAAATTTGTCACACTTTCTATTACAAAACTACGTGGACCTACAAAGATAAGCTCTTTACACACTTTTTTGTCTGTAGTTAGATTTTTGAGCCAATCCTCCACACTCGTGAGTCATTAAAGATTTTGATTTAGAATATTTCTGTTGTTGTACTGGGCAACAAACCAATTAAAATTAATGGGAGGATTCAATTAAATGACTATTTTCATTTATTATTAACTTTGACACACAAAAATACACCTGAAATTCCCTTGATGCACTGCGCACCTAAATTTGTTTAGTAGTAGTTGTTGGatatgtatgtaatgtatgaccCACCTCATTGTCTTCTctttttaaatttccttcaaTTTCAATGATATTAAAATTATCTGACAAATTACTTTACAAGATAATGTCCATTTCCTAGAGTTTCTTCAAGTGTTGGGTCCGAACCATTTTTACTttcttaatttcaattttaatgttTCTACTTTATCTATGATTGAGTATGATTCATATTTATGTAAACACCGAAGAAAGAGAAGGACTTCCCCTGTCTTTATATTTGACCAAAATATATGTAGACTCAACTTTTTATTATGCGGAGGCGATTGGTAGGTGCAAGTCACAATTCATCATGAGTATTATTAAAAATAGAATCGTATTATTATATATCTATAATCTCATCACATAAATAAAACGAAATTATAGTTGTTTTATAGTTACATATGTAGACACTATTAGTCGAATTGCATTAACAAAATCGATTGTATTTAATATCTATTACTTTCGTTTCTTTAATCTTCTATAATTGTCGTTGTTCTAATAATTGGTGTCATATGACAACTAAGCATGATCTGAAACTTAAAGTGACAATGTTTGACATGATATGTTACTTGGAATTATGGAAAATGAGGGTTGAGAATTTGTTGGCTTAACAAAGTTTACATAAGACGTTGCGTGAGACGAAATCAATCGACATAGAGGTTACAGATTGGGTAGAGATGAAGGAGAAAGTCGATGGATTGATTCAACTATGTGTTTCAGACGAGGTAGTGTATCATATCGTGGACCTAACGACGCTGCAAAACATTTGGGACAAATTGAAGAGTCACTATATGCCAAAGACGTTGATGAAAAACTTGTTCCCTAAGAATAAATTATCGATC from Vicia villosa cultivar HV-30 ecotype Madison, WI linkage group LG4, Vvil1.0, whole genome shotgun sequence encodes the following:
- the LOC131595576 gene encoding NAD(P)H-dependent 6'-deoxychalcone synthase-like; protein product: MSSSKIPHLVLKSSSNQRNIPFIGFGTAAVTNNDGELTKTAVIEAIKSGYRHFDTASIYGSEQALGEAIQEALQLGLIQSRDELFITSKLWLTDNFPNLVLPALRKSLQTLKLEYLDLYLIHWPVSVKPGNWELPYGEELITTLDLKGVWIAMEECQKLGLTKSIGVSNFSCKKLDDLLSFATIPPSVNQVEMNPVWHQKKLKEYCEAKGIIITAFSPLGAKGASWGSNEVMDSEILKEIAEKHGKTVAQVCLRWLYEQGVSMAVKSYNKDRMKQNLEIFDWSLTRDDHEKIDKIKQIRVNNGPFSFIPNIWDGET